Proteins co-encoded in one Armatimonadota bacterium genomic window:
- the rplQ gene encoding 50S ribosomal protein L17: MGLGAKRRKLGRDTGERRALFRDLVGGLILHERIRTTDARAKETKKIADSLIATALANDVHARRQVRRFLTDPKVLKRLFREIVPRYQAGRGGYTRVVKLGPRRGDGAEMALVELVK; encoded by the coding sequence ATGGGGTTGGGAGCCAAACGGCGCAAGCTGGGGCGCGATACCGGGGAGCGTCGGGCGCTGTTCCGGGACCTGGTGGGCGGGTTGATCCTGCACGAGCGGATCCGCACCACCGACGCCCGCGCCAAGGAGACCAAGAAGATCGCCGATAGCCTGATCGCCACGGCCCTGGCCAACGACGTGCACGCCCGGCGCCAGGTCCGGCGCTTCCTCACCGACCCCAAGGTCCTCAAGCGGCTGTTTCGCGAGATCGTGCCCCGCTATCAGGCCGGTCGCGGCGGGTATACGCGGGTGGTCAAGCTGGGGCCCCGGCGGGGCGACGGCGCGGAGATGGCGCTGGTCGAGCTCGTGAAGTAG
- a CDS encoding DNA-directed RNA polymerase subunit alpha has translation MSVGTLWEAPTPKVEYAELSDTYGKFVVEPLDRGFGVTVGNALRRVLLSSISGAAVTSVKIDGVLHEFSTIPGVVEDVTQIILNLKELTLRLYTDKPKLLRLDVHGKRDVTAADIQPDPEVEIVNPGLHLATLDRRDARLAMEIVVERGKGYVPAERHRRSEHVIGVIPVDSIFSPVRKVNYVVEDTRVGHATDLDRLVLEIWTDGSVRPEEALQEASRILIDHFRLFAAIADETGAGAPFGGPEDPERARLLAMPIEELDLSVRPYNCLKRAGIHTVGDLVKKTEDEIVAVKNFGRKSLDEVKEKLAAHGLSLRQPEQP, from the coding sequence ATGAGTGTGGGTACGCTGTGGGAGGCACCGACCCCCAAGGTCGAGTACGCCGAGCTCTCGGATACCTACGGGAAGTTCGTGGTGGAACCGCTCGACCGGGGGTTCGGCGTGACGGTGGGCAACGCGTTGCGCCGCGTGCTCCTGTCGTCCATCTCGGGCGCGGCGGTCACGTCGGTCAAGATCGACGGGGTGCTGCACGAGTTCTCCACCATTCCGGGCGTGGTCGAGGACGTGACGCAGATCATCCTCAACCTGAAGGAGCTCACGCTGCGGCTGTACACCGACAAGCCCAAGCTCCTGCGCCTCGACGTGCACGGCAAGCGGGACGTCACGGCAGCGGACATCCAGCCCGATCCCGAGGTGGAGATCGTCAATCCCGGGCTGCACCTGGCGACGCTGGACCGCCGGGACGCCCGGCTGGCCATGGAGATCGTGGTGGAGCGGGGCAAGGGCTACGTCCCCGCCGAGCGCCATCGCCGGAGCGAGCACGTCATCGGCGTCATCCCCGTGGACTCCATCTTCTCGCCGGTCCGCAAGGTGAACTACGTGGTGGAGGACACGCGGGTGGGGCACGCCACCGACCTGGACCGCCTGGTGCTCGAGATCTGGACCGATGGGTCGGTGCGGCCCGAGGAAGCGCTGCAGGAGGCGAGCCGGATCCTCATCGACCACTTCCGGCTGTTCGCCGCCATCGCCGACGAGACCGGCGCCGGCGCGCCCTTCGGGGGCCCCGAGGATCCCGAGCGGGCCCGGCTGCTGGCCATGCCCATCGAGGAGCTCGACCTGTCGGTGCGCCCCTACAACTGCCTCAAGCGCGCCGGCATCCACACGGTGGGCGACCTGGTGAAGAAGACCGAGGACGAGATCGTGGCGGTCAAGAACTTCGGGCGCAAGTCGCTGGACGAGGTCAAGGAGAAGCTGGCGGCGCACGGTCTGAGCCTGCGCCAGCCGGAGCAGCCGTAG